A single genomic interval of Noviherbaspirillum cavernae harbors:
- a CDS encoding LysR family transcriptional regulator → MRITLRQLQIFEAVASSGSTTAASEQLALSQSATSAALNELENLLSATLFDRVGRKLIINDNGRALLGHAKQMLSMARTIEGQFNGEQGVSRDLIIGASTTIGTYILPALLARYRSRYGEVIPRITIANTADVATAVANFDVEIGFIEGPCHVRGLRIEPWIKDELIVVAAPEHEPGSRKSRQKATPSTLAKAKWLLRESGSGTREAVEDALLPHLHYITEGGVFSSSEAIKHACMAGLGLACLSRLVVADLLAQGRLVEVGTTLPRMSRNLYMIYSAGKTLSKPLTEFRNFCRVWQ, encoded by the coding sequence ATGCGAATAACATTAAGACAACTGCAGATTTTCGAAGCGGTCGCTTCCAGCGGCAGCACCACGGCCGCATCCGAACAGCTCGCGTTGTCGCAGTCGGCGACCAGCGCCGCGCTCAATGAACTGGAAAACCTGTTGAGTGCAACGCTCTTCGACCGGGTCGGAAGAAAGCTGATCATCAACGACAACGGCCGCGCGCTGCTTGGACATGCGAAGCAGATGCTGTCGATGGCAAGGACGATCGAAGGCCAGTTCAACGGCGAGCAAGGCGTGTCGCGCGACCTGATCATCGGCGCCAGCACGACCATCGGCACCTACATCCTGCCCGCCCTGCTAGCCCGCTACCGCAGCCGCTACGGCGAAGTCATCCCGCGCATCACGATTGCGAACACGGCGGACGTCGCGACCGCAGTCGCCAACTTCGACGTCGAGATCGGCTTCATCGAAGGTCCCTGCCACGTGCGCGGCCTGCGCATCGAACCGTGGATCAAGGACGAGCTGATCGTGGTGGCCGCGCCCGAGCATGAACCGGGCAGCAGGAAATCGCGGCAGAAGGCAACGCCATCCACGCTGGCGAAGGCGAAATGGCTGCTGCGGGAAAGCGGGTCGGGCACGCGGGAAGCGGTCGAGGATGCGCTGCTGCCACATCTGCACTACATCACGGAGGGCGGCGTGTTCAGCAGCTCGGAGGCGATCAAGCACGCCTGCATGGCCGGTCTCGGGCTCGCCTGCCTGTCGCGTCTGGTGGTCGCCGACCTCCTCGCACAGGGACGGCTTGTGGAAGTCGGCACGACGCTGCCCAGGATGAGCCGCAATCTGTACATGATCTACAGCGCAGGCAAGACACTGTCAAAGCCGCTGACGGAATTCAGGAACTTTTGCCGGGTGTGGCAGTAG
- a CDS encoding AraC family transcriptional regulator — MDPLDDVFAAMRVQSAVYARLEATAPWGLSLAGGQSARFGLVVRGGCLLSVEGVVQPIALTAGDCYVLARGTPYVLRDKAGTPTVSCTSVVRDRIGGVVDLGGGGTPATVICGWFTFDELSAQPLVELLPTVLHVRMDQARVHALQATLQLLAMETEQPGLGSSLVISRLADIVFVQAIRAHVAASGDAAPGWLAALSDRKIGPALRAMHRDIAKSWTVESLASIATLSRSAFAMRFKERVGESPLEYLTRWRMFKASCMLRQSNRSLGEIADVIGYESESAFNKAFKRAMGLAPGAYRRGDAGPAQRTAANLAR, encoded by the coding sequence ATGGATCCGCTGGATGATGTCTTCGCCGCCATGCGCGTGCAGAGTGCGGTCTATGCGCGGCTGGAAGCCACAGCACCCTGGGGCTTGAGCCTCGCAGGCGGCCAGAGCGCGCGCTTCGGTCTCGTCGTGCGCGGCGGCTGCCTGTTGAGCGTGGAGGGAGTGGTCCAACCGATTGCGCTCACCGCAGGCGATTGCTATGTGCTGGCGCGGGGAACGCCATATGTCTTGCGCGACAAGGCAGGAACGCCCACGGTGAGCTGCACCTCGGTCGTGCGCGACAGGATAGGCGGCGTGGTCGATCTGGGAGGCGGCGGCACGCCGGCCACCGTCATCTGCGGCTGGTTCACCTTCGACGAACTCAGCGCGCAGCCGCTGGTGGAACTGCTGCCGACCGTGCTCCACGTCAGGATGGACCAGGCGCGTGTGCACGCATTGCAGGCCACGCTGCAATTGCTGGCGATGGAAACCGAACAGCCCGGCCTCGGCTCCAGTCTCGTCATCAGCCGCCTGGCCGATATCGTGTTCGTGCAGGCCATTCGCGCCCATGTCGCGGCAAGCGGCGATGCGGCGCCCGGCTGGCTGGCGGCACTGTCGGACAGGAAGATCGGCCCCGCGCTGCGCGCCATGCATCGCGATATCGCGAAATCATGGACGGTGGAATCGCTCGCATCGATCGCCACACTGTCGCGCTCGGCGTTCGCCATGCGTTTCAAGGAACGAGTCGGCGAATCCCCGCTTGAATACCTGACACGCTGGCGCATGTTCAAGGCGAGCTGCATGCTGCGGCAGAGCAACCGGTCATTGGGCGAGATCGCGGATGTGATCGGCTATGAGTCCGAATCGGCGTTCAACAAGGCATTCAAGCGGGCCATGGGACTTGCACCGGGAGCATATCGACGCGGGGATGCAGGGCCCGCTCAGAGGACCGCTGCAAACCTGGCGCGCTGA
- a CDS encoding YeiH family protein, with product MGRYLPGIGLSVAIAVAATWLGELHWLREYGISALVIAMSIGMLAGNLVYARIESACAPGVAFSRQVLLRTGIIFFGIHLTLNDIARVGLPVMLADVLILVSTFGLALLVGTKLLKMDANTIFLIGAGSSICGAAAIIATDPVVRGRPEQVSVAVATVVVFGTIATFLYPALYQLNLHWQWLPASPGAFGIYVGSTIHEVAQVVAAGRSLGPEAANAAVVAKMLRVMLLPVFLLVLSFHIVRRRNALLPGHASGRARVTVPWFAFGFIVVVALNSVMAMPVAITQAVAHIDALLLTTAMAALGLTTHGSAFRLAGKKPIVLAAVLFAWLVVGGAWINFRLVGVS from the coding sequence ATGGGGCGATACCTGCCGGGCATCGGTTTGAGCGTCGCAATTGCAGTTGCAGCGACCTGGCTTGGCGAACTGCATTGGCTGCGAGAGTATGGCATCAGCGCGCTGGTGATCGCCATGTCGATTGGCATGCTTGCCGGAAATCTTGTCTATGCCCGCATTGAGTCCGCCTGCGCACCGGGCGTCGCGTTTTCCCGGCAGGTACTGTTGCGGACCGGGATAATCTTTTTCGGCATTCATCTGACGTTGAATGACATCGCACGCGTCGGATTGCCGGTGATGCTGGCGGACGTGCTGATTCTCGTCTCTACCTTCGGCCTCGCGCTGCTGGTCGGAACGAAGCTTCTGAAAATGGATGCAAACACGATCTTCCTGATCGGAGCCGGCAGTTCGATCTGCGGCGCGGCCGCGATCATTGCAACCGACCCGGTGGTGCGCGGCCGTCCCGAGCAGGTATCCGTCGCAGTGGCGACCGTTGTCGTGTTCGGCACCATCGCGACGTTTCTGTACCCGGCGCTGTATCAACTCAATCTGCATTGGCAATGGTTGCCGGCATCGCCGGGCGCCTTCGGCATCTATGTTGGTTCGACCATCCACGAGGTGGCGCAGGTGGTTGCGGCGGGACGCTCGCTCGGCCCCGAAGCGGCGAATGCCGCAGTGGTTGCCAAGATGCTGCGCGTGATGCTGCTGCCGGTGTTTCTGCTTGTGCTTTCCTTTCACATCGTGCGCCGACGGAACGCTCTGCTCCCCGGACACGCTTCCGGCAGGGCGCGCGTGACGGTGCCATGGTTTGCGTTCGGCTTCATCGTCGTCGTCGCACTCAATTCAGTGATGGCCATGCCGGTGGCGATAACGCAGGCTGTCGCACACATCGATGCGCTGCTGCTGACGACCGCGATGGCTGCGCTCGGCTTGACGACGCATGGGTCGGCATTCCGCCTCGCGGGGAAGAAGCCCATCGTGCTGGCCGCCGTGCTTTTCGCGTGGCTGGTTGTCGGCGGGGCATGGATCAATTTCCGGCTGGTCGGTGTTTCCTGA
- a CDS encoding retron St85 family RNA-directed DNA polymerase: protein MSLLQKMLIDLPFSGDELKALISTAPYRYKVYQIPKRQPNQFRTIAQPSAEIKVIQRWLIKNVLSSLPIHKAATAYRLGESISDHAVIHADKRFLLKMDFEDFFPSISAADIQMHLIQSGKLSQDDARLVRQIVCWFDKIKGGFCLSIGAPSSPLLSNALLYTFDKKITQLLKGKKVSYSRYADDLAFSTNRTDVLSTIPAQVQSICDELEYPQLRINHSKTVSTSRAFRRTLVGLVLTPTGEVSLGREKKRRMRSELYRFSKGLLAVTETPRLRGELAFAWSVERAFINSLVRQFGIEVFRILDLPFGEEYDLN, encoded by the coding sequence ATGAGCCTCTTGCAAAAGATGTTGATTGACCTTCCGTTTTCTGGGGACGAACTAAAGGCATTAATTTCGACAGCACCGTACCGCTACAAGGTATATCAGATCCCTAAACGACAGCCAAATCAATTTCGAACAATCGCACAACCATCCGCAGAAATAAAGGTCATTCAACGTTGGTTGATAAAGAACGTGCTGTCATCTTTACCGATCCATAAAGCTGCAACCGCTTACCGACTAGGTGAATCAATTTCTGATCATGCGGTGATTCATGCGGATAAGCGATTCTTGCTGAAGATGGATTTTGAGGATTTTTTTCCGTCGATTTCTGCGGCGGATATTCAAATGCACTTGATCCAGAGCGGTAAGCTGTCCCAAGACGATGCGCGTTTAGTGCGTCAGATTGTTTGTTGGTTTGACAAGATCAAGGGAGGGTTTTGTTTATCCATTGGTGCTCCAAGTTCGCCGCTTTTGTCCAATGCGCTGTTGTACACCTTTGACAAAAAAATCACTCAATTGTTGAAGGGAAAGAAAGTCTCCTATAGCAGATATGCAGACGATCTTGCGTTCTCGACGAACCGAACTGACGTTTTATCGACTATCCCTGCACAGGTGCAAAGTATCTGTGACGAACTTGAATATCCCCAGTTACGCATCAATCATTCAAAAACGGTGTCTACTTCTCGTGCTTTCCGGCGTACTTTGGTTGGGCTTGTTCTTACTCCAACTGGAGAAGTGTCGCTTGGAAGAGAAAAGAAGCGACGGATGAGGTCCGAGCTTTATCGGTTTTCAAAAGGGCTATTGGCAGTGACTGAAACTCCAAGGCTTCGTGGAGAACTTGCTTTCGCTTGGTCAGTGGAGAGAGCATTCATAAATTCTTTAGTTCGTCAGTTCGGTATAGAAGTCTTTCGAATCCTCGACTTACCTTTTGGCGAGGAATACGACCTCAACTGA
- a CDS encoding FimV/HubP family polar landmark protein translates to MAFPLLRRVGWGAALAFLAPAAHAAGLGPVQVQSGLGEPLRAAITLVGNDTANFESRCIAAKVTSLDGAISITPAIRLVRSGQSASVLLTTREHINEPVLNVLVDMSCDTLVRREYQILLDPVAALPATAAMSQPASPQFPAAKAPRAAAPAAQAVATSASSESPAQPAARKRKTRKRNAAPVQARVRSVANGEAPAKARAKAAKAEQPVRSILKMSPIDIPADNAAAAAPLKPAEATPAGRDEAPLQKPATTPGEEVARIALAQMETLLAETRALRAETERVKKQYEQDKAAQEAMRNESLSWIKGLGVLLALCLGAMGWLLWRMRAMKMEASRTSWNELFADTTAATQLDGHTEFNTTEFSLTTINTSEIEAAGHVQSTFSPITESNTGFALPATGTFTPELSAPVAAPAAPGEAERSQPFKYVSGGSIPYVYSNQTETARARPEHALKVEEISDVMELAEAWMALHNPSKVLELLDPFNDTDQPKSPLPWLCLLDVYRSLGDREKFEAILARIKRIFNVKLRQWETPPGVPGPRALADFPHVRETILALWESDEVLPYLNSLVRDNRDGMREGFDLPAYRDILRLITIAGNPERQKRADRAMDPKAWEILFAAPSAARPHADADEDRMDALAEEPLHVARDTDPRTHGRTEYVAVPHQRIIEGRDADRHAVRATGSGASFAADALDELASHGLALAEPDSVVKTGDASPAFGSNKPDAARNLMSRDDMSPMAIKLHLAVAYQDIGDKEGACLLLEEVIQGGTEEQTEQAKSMLAALA, encoded by the coding sequence ATGGCATTTCCACTACTGCGACGAGTTGGATGGGGAGCGGCGCTGGCGTTTCTGGCACCTGCGGCGCATGCGGCGGGACTGGGGCCGGTTCAGGTGCAGTCGGGCTTGGGCGAGCCATTGCGCGCGGCCATCACGCTTGTTGGCAACGACACCGCCAACTTTGAATCGCGCTGCATCGCGGCCAAAGTCACGTCGCTCGACGGCGCCATATCGATCACGCCCGCGATCAGGCTGGTCCGCTCCGGGCAATCCGCATCGGTTCTGCTCACCACGCGCGAACACATCAACGAACCGGTCTTGAACGTCCTCGTCGACATGAGCTGCGACACGCTGGTTCGCCGCGAATACCAGATTCTGCTGGATCCGGTCGCGGCCTTGCCCGCAACGGCGGCCATGTCGCAGCCAGCCTCGCCGCAGTTTCCTGCGGCGAAAGCTCCACGGGCTGCAGCACCCGCTGCGCAAGCCGTCGCCACGTCGGCATCCAGCGAATCCCCCGCCCAACCGGCCGCGCGCAAGCGCAAGACAAGAAAGCGCAACGCCGCCCCTGTGCAGGCGCGTGTCCGGTCAGTCGCAAACGGCGAAGCGCCTGCGAAGGCTCGCGCCAAGGCAGCGAAAGCCGAGCAGCCCGTGCGCAGCATTCTCAAGATGTCGCCCATCGACATTCCCGCCGACAACGCTGCGGCCGCAGCGCCGCTGAAGCCGGCGGAAGCAACGCCGGCAGGGCGTGACGAAGCGCCGCTGCAGAAGCCGGCCACGACGCCCGGCGAAGAGGTTGCGAGAATCGCGCTGGCACAAATGGAAACCCTGCTGGCGGAAACCCGCGCATTGCGGGCAGAAACGGAGCGCGTCAAGAAGCAATACGAACAGGACAAGGCCGCGCAGGAGGCGATGCGGAACGAATCGCTGAGCTGGATCAAGGGTCTCGGCGTGCTGCTCGCGCTTTGCCTCGGCGCGATGGGCTGGCTGCTGTGGCGCATGCGCGCGATGAAGATGGAGGCCTCCCGGACCTCATGGAACGAACTGTTCGCGGACACAACCGCCGCCACGCAACTGGACGGCCACACCGAATTCAACACCACCGAATTCAGTCTCACGACCATCAACACCAGCGAGATTGAGGCCGCCGGTCATGTCCAGTCGACATTTTCGCCAATCACGGAGAGCAATACCGGCTTCGCCCTGCCAGCGACCGGCACGTTCACGCCGGAGCTGTCTGCGCCCGTTGCCGCGCCTGCAGCGCCCGGCGAGGCCGAGCGTTCGCAGCCGTTCAAATACGTCAGCGGCGGTTCAATTCCTTACGTCTATTCAAACCAGACCGAAACTGCGCGCGCACGTCCGGAACATGCGCTCAAGGTCGAAGAGATTTCGGATGTGATGGAGTTGGCGGAAGCCTGGATGGCTTTGCACAATCCCTCCAAGGTGCTGGAACTGCTCGATCCCTTCAATGACACCGACCAGCCGAAGTCGCCGCTACCATGGCTGTGTCTGCTCGATGTGTACCGTTCCCTGGGCGACCGCGAGAAGTTTGAAGCGATTCTGGCGCGCATCAAGCGCATTTTCAACGTCAAGCTGAGACAGTGGGAAACACCCCCCGGCGTTCCTGGACCGAGAGCGCTGGCCGATTTTCCGCATGTCAGGGAAACGATTCTTGCCCTGTGGGAAAGCGATGAGGTACTGCCCTACCTGAACAGCCTTGTGCGGGACAACCGTGACGGCATGCGCGAAGGTTTCGACCTGCCTGCGTATCGCGACATCCTGCGCCTGATCACGATCGCCGGCAATCCGGAACGGCAGAAACGAGCCGATCGGGCCATGGATCCCAAGGCGTGGGAGATACTGTTTGCAGCGCCATCCGCAGCCAGGCCCCATGCGGATGCGGACGAAGATCGCATGGACGCACTTGCCGAGGAACCGCTCCATGTCGCACGGGATACTGACCCGCGCACGCACGGCCGGACAGAGTATGTCGCCGTGCCGCATCAACGGATCATCGAAGGGCGTGACGCAGACCGCCACGCGGTGCGCGCCACTGGATCGGGCGCATCGTTTGCGGCAGACGCATTGGACGAGCTGGCATCGCACGGGCTGGCATTGGCGGAACCGGACAGCGTCGTAAAGACCGGCGACGCAAGCCCTGCATTCGGATCGAACAAGCCGGATGCGGCAAGAAACTTGATGAGCCGCGACGACATGTCGCCCATGGCGATCAAGCTGCATCTGGCTGTCGCCTACCAGGATATCGGCGACAAGGAAGGTGCATGTCTGCTGCTGGAAGAAGTGATACAAGGCGGCACGGAAGAACAAACCGAGCAGGCGAAATCGATGCTGGCCGCACTCGCTTGA
- a CDS encoding EAL domain-containing protein: MNNLSGTTIGDSEFLQFVREQQLVFGIDRHTICFEITETAAIANLAKAKTFIQELKGCGYRFALDDFGAGMSSFSYLKHLPVDFIKIDGSFVSDMLNSPTDHAMVEAINKIGHLMGKKTIAEFAANEQIIARLAEMGVDFAQGYGIGKPQPFIPWIDAERPLATCARILHA, from the coding sequence ATGAACAATCTTTCCGGCACGACGATTGGCGACAGCGAATTTCTCCAGTTTGTGCGTGAGCAGCAGCTTGTATTCGGGATCGATCGCCATACCATCTGTTTCGAAATTACCGAAACCGCTGCAATCGCCAATCTGGCGAAGGCGAAAACCTTCATTCAGGAACTGAAGGGATGCGGATACCGTTTCGCACTGGATGATTTCGGCGCAGGCATGTCGTCCTTTTCATACCTCAAGCATCTTCCGGTGGATTTCATCAAGATCGACGGCAGCTTTGTGAGCGACATGCTGAACAGTCCGACCGATCATGCGATGGTCGAGGCCATCAACAAGATCGGGCATTTGATGGGAAAGAAAACCATCGCCGAATTCGCGGCCAATGAACAGATCATCGCCAGGCTCGCGGAGATGGGTGTGGATTTTGCGCAGGGTTATGGCATCGGCAAGCCGCAACCTTTCATTCCATGGATCGACGCGGAACGGCCTCTGGCAACATGCGCTCGCATTCTGCATGCATGA